The Pseudophaeobacter arcticus DSM 23566 genome includes a region encoding these proteins:
- the fahA gene encoding fumarylacetoacetase: protein MPLLKSWVSSANDAAHPFPLNNLPYGVFSTKDSEPRCGVAIGDMIFDCQAAEEAGLLQLTDYPLFEMPFWNEMMEEGPAVWAALRERLTALLAEGAAEQARLEPLLTAQAEAELHMPLAVAEYTDFYAGMQHAKNMGAILRGSPDLPANWLHIPIGYNGRASSVVVSGTPIHRPNGQTKAPDAEMPSFGPTKRLDIELEMGAIVGTGSEFGQPITVDEADAMIFGYVLLNDWSARDIQGWEYQPLGPFQGKAFGTSISPWIVTAAALENFRAPTPAREKELLPYLNGSKNGLYDIELEVLMQPEGAATATVVSKTNYNRMYYSAAEQLCHHAIGGCEMNTGDLLGSGTISGAERSEFGSLMELSWAGREPFTLETGESRGFIEDGDTLTLRGNARGDGFTIGFGDCSGKILPAKVWPAAE from the coding sequence ATGCCGCTTCTGAAATCCTGGGTGAGCTCGGCCAATGACGCCGCGCATCCCTTTCCGCTGAACAACCTGCCCTATGGGGTGTTTTCGACCAAAGATAGCGAGCCGCGCTGTGGCGTGGCGATTGGCGATATGATCTTTGACTGTCAGGCTGCCGAAGAGGCCGGACTGTTGCAGCTGACGGATTATCCGCTGTTTGAAATGCCCTTCTGGAACGAAATGATGGAAGAAGGGCCAGCGGTCTGGGCTGCCCTGCGGGAACGGCTGACAGCGCTGTTGGCCGAAGGCGCGGCCGAGCAGGCCAGGCTGGAGCCGCTGTTGACGGCCCAGGCAGAGGCCGAGCTGCACATGCCGTTGGCCGTGGCAGAATATACCGATTTTTATGCCGGCATGCAGCACGCCAAAAACATGGGGGCGATCCTGCGGGGCTCCCCGGATCTGCCCGCCAACTGGCTGCATATTCCCATTGGCTACAATGGGCGCGCCTCCTCTGTTGTGGTCTCCGGCACGCCAATCCACCGCCCCAATGGCCAGACCAAGGCGCCGGACGCCGAGATGCCATCCTTTGGGCCGACCAAACGTCTGGATATCGAACTGGAAATGGGCGCCATTGTTGGCACCGGATCTGAATTTGGCCAGCCCATCACCGTCGATGAAGCCGATGCGATGATCTTTGGCTATGTGCTGCTGAACGACTGGTCGGCCCGCGATATTCAGGGCTGGGAATACCAGCCGCTGGGCCCGTTCCAGGGCAAGGCCTTTGGCACCTCGATTTCTCCGTGGATCGTCACCGCTGCGGCGCTGGAAAACTTCCGTGCCCCGACCCCGGCCCGCGAGAAAGAGCTGCTGCCCTATCTGAATGGCAGCAAGAACGGTCTGTATGACATCGAGCTGGAAGTGCTGATGCAGCCCGAAGGCGCGGCGACGGCCACTGTGGTCTCCAAGACCAACTACAACCGGATGTATTACTCGGCGGCTGAGCAGCTGTGTCATCATGCCATTGGTGGCTGCGAGATGAACACCGGGGATCTTTTGGGATCGGGCACCATTTCCGGGGCGGAGCGGTCTGAGTTTGGCTCGTTGATGGAGCTGAGCTGGGCCGGGCGTGAGCCCTTTACGCTGGAGACCGGCGAGAGCCGTGGTTTTATCGAGGATGGTGACACCCTGACCCTGCGCGGAAATGCCCGTGGCGATGGCTTCACCATTGGCTTTGGCGATTGTTCCGGCAAGATCCTGCCCGCCAAGGTCTGGCCAGCAGCCGAGTAA
- the hmgA gene encoding homogentisate 1,2-dioxygenase, translating to MNKAADPHEMIQAPSLAGPHEGYMPGFGNDFESEVLPGAMPQGMNSPQKCNYGLYGEQLSGTAFTADPPERTWCYRIRPSVKHSHRYSKIDLPYWKSAPHVDPDVASLGQYRWDPVPHDGQSLTWLTGMKTMTTAGDVNTQVGMASHVYLVTESMVDSYFFSADSELLVVPQEGRLRFATELGIIDLEPQEIAIIPRGLVYRVEVLEGPARGFVCENYGQKFELPGRGPIGANCMANPRDFKAPVAAYEDREVASTLTVKWCGQFHETKIGQSPLDVVAWHGNYAPYKYDLKTYCPVGAILFDHPDPSIFTVLTAPSGVPGTANIDFVLFRDRWMVAENTFRPPWYHKNIMSELMGNIYGQYDAKPKGFVPGGMSLHNMMIPHGPDKNAFEGASNSNLGPEKLENTMSFMFETRFPQHLTSFAAKEAPLQDDYIDCWSDIEKKFDGTPGMK from the coding sequence ATGAACAAAGCTGCTGATCCCCACGAGATGATCCAGGCCCCCTCTCTTGCCGGCCCGCACGAGGGCTATATGCCCGGCTTTGGCAACGATTTTGAATCCGAGGTCCTGCCCGGTGCCATGCCACAGGGTATGAACAGCCCGCAGAAATGTAACTACGGTCTTTATGGCGAACAGCTGTCGGGCACCGCCTTTACCGCCGATCCCCCCGAGCGCACCTGGTGCTACCGCATCCGTCCCTCGGTGAAGCATTCGCATCGCTACAGCAAGATCGACCTGCCCTATTGGAAATCGGCGCCGCATGTCGACCCTGATGTCGCCAGCCTGGGCCAATATCGCTGGGATCCGGTGCCGCATGATGGCCAGTCGCTGACCTGGCTGACCGGGATGAAGACCATGACCACCGCCGGCGATGTGAACACCCAGGTCGGCATGGCCAGCCATGTCTATCTGGTCACGGAAAGCATGGTCGACAGCTATTTCTTTTCCGCCGATTCCGAATTGCTGGTGGTGCCACAGGAAGGCCGTCTGCGCTTTGCAACCGAGCTGGGCATTATTGATCTGGAACCGCAGGAAATCGCCATCATTCCCCGGGGCCTGGTCTACCGCGTCGAAGTCCTGGAAGGCCCCGCCCGCGGCTTTGTCTGCGAGAACTATGGCCAGAAATTTGAACTGCCCGGTCGTGGCCCGATCGGCGCCAACTGCATGGCCAATCCGCGTGACTTCAAAGCGCCGGTGGCAGCCTATGAGGACCGCGAAGTGGCCTCGACCCTGACCGTCAAATGGTGCGGCCAGTTCCATGAGACCAAGATCGGCCAGTCGCCGCTGGATGTGGTGGCCTGGCACGGCAACTATGCGCCCTATAAATATGATCTCAAGACCTATTGCCCGGTTGGCGCCATTCTGTTTGACCACCCGGATCCATCGATCTTTACCGTGCTGACGGCGCCGTCGGGAGTACCCGGAACCGCCAATATCGACTTTGTGCTGTTCCGCGACCGCTGGATGGTGGCCGAAAACACCTTTAGGCCGCCCTGGTATCACAAGAACATCATGTCCGAGCTGATGGGCAATATCTACGGCCAGTATGATGCCAAGCCAAAGGGCTTTGTCCCCGGTGGCATGTCGCTACACAATATGATGATCCCGCACGGACCGGACAAGAATGCCTTTGAAGGGGCCTCGAACTCCAACCTTGGGCCGGAGAAGCTGGAAAACACCATGTCCTTTATGTTTGAGACCCGCTTTCCGCAGCACCTGACCAGTTTTGCCGCCAAGGAGGCGCCGCTGCAGGACGATTATATTGATTGCTGGAGCGACATTGAGAAGAAATTCGACGGCACCCCCGGTATGAAATAG
- a CDS encoding MarR family winged helix-turn-helix transcriptional regulator: MTEKDDFSLQDFLPFLLNRAAEESSLAFQAHYKNRYGMLRNEWRVLFHLGIYGQLTARDIGERAKIHKTKISRAVAKLAERRFVSRSRDEKDRRSEHLRLTPAGEAAYRDLRAEAQSYDGQLAERFTPEEVALLRRMLRQLAGIESPLPKTVEQGQGRGR; encoded by the coding sequence ATGACTGAAAAAGATGATTTTTCGCTGCAGGATTTTCTGCCCTTTCTATTGAACCGGGCAGCAGAGGAATCTTCGCTGGCCTTTCAGGCCCATTACAAAAACCGCTATGGTATGCTGCGCAATGAATGGCGGGTGCTGTTTCATCTGGGGATCTATGGCCAATTGACCGCGCGTGATATCGGTGAGCGGGCCAAGATCCACAAAACCAAGATCAGCCGGGCTGTGGCCAAGCTGGCGGAACGTCGATTCGTTTCCCGCAGCCGGGATGAAAAGGATCGCCGTTCGGAACATTTGCGGCTTACGCCGGCGGGCGAAGCAGCCTATCGTGATCTGCGCGCCGAAGCGCAAAGCTATGATGGGCAGCTCGCAGAGCGTTTCACGCCAGAAGAGGTGGCGCTGCTGCGGCGCATGTTGCGGCAGCTGGCTGGGATCGAATCCCCGCTGCCAAAAACCGTTGAGCAAGGCCAGGGGCGGGGCAGGTAG
- a CDS encoding adenylate/guanylate cyclase domain-containing protein — protein MEGLESRAAAVIPWLIDKGLRSNSRQDLLNSFCEKLVEMGVPLWRFHLAQRAYHPKFGGIGYNWTRMGGISHEHYERREAPLEAWLQSPFYVLLEQDQSVLQSDLTGEDMARFPLLRDLKEQGATEYLAMALRFTEENIPFDPNHPSEGVLASWTSDGAAGFSPEDKALIKALYPALGLALKSMSNRQMAIDLLQTYLGRDPGQRVLSGEFQRGSSSEIDAVIGLFDLKGFTSLAGELPGPRLIDTLNDYFGIAVAATQAHGGNILKFMGDGMLVMFNLGSIERDAQAALDAAAELSRSIRLRNAERLAQDLPVTDWTLALHAGKILYGNIGAENRLDFTVIGPAVNQTARIAGMHRSVGQNLIFSSVLQRAVKNDTHDMVSLGRYMLRGVTEPIDLFTVYRPDGVAPDLAPYAED, from the coding sequence ATGGAAGGCTTGGAGAGCAGGGCAGCAGCAGTAATCCCCTGGCTGATAGACAAGGGGCTGCGCAGCAACAGTCGTCAGGATCTGCTCAACAGCTTTTGTGAAAAGCTGGTGGAGATGGGGGTGCCGCTGTGGCGGTTTCACCTGGCGCAGCGTGCCTATCATCCCAAATTCGGCGGCATTGGCTACAACTGGACCCGCATGGGCGGCATCAGCCATGAACACTATGAGCGCCGCGAGGCGCCGTTGGAGGCCTGGTTGCAAAGCCCCTTCTACGTCCTGTTAGAGCAGGATCAATCGGTTTTGCAATCTGATCTGACCGGCGAGGACATGGCCCGGTTCCCTTTGCTGCGGGATCTGAAAGAACAGGGCGCAACGGAATACCTTGCGATGGCTTTGCGGTTCACCGAGGAAAACATCCCTTTTGATCCCAATCACCCTTCGGAGGGGGTACTGGCCTCCTGGACCTCGGATGGCGCAGCGGGGTTCTCGCCCGAGGACAAGGCCTTGATCAAGGCGCTATACCCGGCCCTGGGGCTGGCGCTGAAATCGATGTCCAACCGGCAGATGGCCATTGACCTGTTGCAGACCTATCTGGGGCGGGACCCCGGACAGCGGGTGCTCTCGGGTGAATTCCAGCGCGGCTCTTCCTCGGAAATTGACGCGGTGATTGGCCTGTTTGATCTCAAAGGCTTCACCAGCCTGGCCGGAGAGCTGCCGGGACCAAGGCTGATTGATACGCTGAACGATTATTTTGGCATTGCGGTGGCCGCCACCCAGGCACACGGGGGCAATATCCTCAAGTTCATGGGCGATGGCATGCTGGTGATGTTCAATCTCGGCAGCATTGAGCGGGATGCCCAGGCCGCGCTGGATGCCGCCGCAGAGCTGAGCCGCAGTATCCGTCTTCGCAATGCGGAACGCCTGGCTCAGGATCTCCCCGTCACCGACTGGACCCTGGCGCTGCACGCCGGTAAAATTCTCTATGGCAACATCGGTGCAGAGAACCGGCTGGACTTTACGGTGATTGGCCCGGCGGTCAATCAAACCGCGCGCATTGCAGGTATGCACCGTTCCGTTGGCCAGAACCTGATCTTTTCGTCGGTGCTTCAACGCGCCGTCAAAAATGATACGCATGACATGGTGTCCCTGGGGCGCTACATGCTGCGCGGCGTGACGGAACCCATTGACCTGTTCACGGTTTACAGACCCGACGGGGTGGCGCCGGATCTGGCGCCCTATGCCGAGGACTAG
- a CDS encoding division plane positioning ATPase MipZ has product MAHIIVVGNEKGGAGKSTVSIHVATTLARLGHKVAALDLDLRQRSLGRYIENRKEFMTKAALDLPLVELHELPEIDAASLQPGENIYDHRLSAAVSSLEPDNDFILIDCPGSHTRLSQVAHSLADTLITPLNDSFVDFDLLAHTDQKGEKITGPSVYSEMVWNARQLRAQAGLKPIDWVVIRNRVGTQRMVNKEKMERAINMLSKRIGFRVAPGFSERVIFRELFPRGLTLLDLKDIGIKQLNISNIAARQELRDMMKAVKLPGVEIDI; this is encoded by the coding sequence ATGGCGCATATCATAGTCGTCGGCAACGAAAAGGGCGGCGCAGGGAAATCCACCGTCTCGATCCATGTGGCCACAACCCTGGCCAGACTTGGCCACAAGGTGGCGGCGCTGGATCTGGACCTGCGGCAGCGCTCTTTGGGTCGCTATATCGAAAACCGCAAGGAGTTCATGACAAAGGCGGCACTGGATCTGCCCCTGGTCGAGCTGCACGAACTGCCCGAAATCGACGCCGCGAGCCTGCAACCGGGTGAAAACATCTATGATCATCGCCTGTCTGCTGCGGTCTCCAGTCTGGAGCCGGACAATGACTTCATCCTGATCGACTGCCCCGGCTCGCACACCAGGTTGAGCCAGGTGGCCCACTCATTGGCCGATACCCTGATCACACCGCTGAACGACAGCTTTGTGGATTTTGACCTGCTGGCCCATACCGACCAGAAGGGCGAAAAGATCACCGGTCCGTCCGTTTATTCCGAGATGGTCTGGAACGCCCGCCAGCTGCGCGCCCAGGCCGGGCTGAAACCCATCGACTGGGTGGTGATCCGCAATCGTGTCGGCACCCAGCGCATGGTCAACAAGGAAAAGATGGAACGCGCCATCAACATGCTGTCCAAACGCATCGGCTTTCGCGTTGCCCCCGGTTTTTCCGAGCGGGTCATCTTCCGCGAGCTGTTCCCGCGTGGTCTGACCCTGCTGGACCTCAAGGATATCGGCATCAAGCAGCTGAACATCTCCAACATCGCCGCCCGTCAGGAATTGCGCGACATGATGAAGGCCGTGAAGCTGCCCGGCGTCGAGATCGACATCTAA
- the rpmE gene encoding 50S ribosomal protein L31, producing the protein MKKDIHPDYHFIDVKMTDGTILKMRSTWGKEGDQMSLDIDPTVHPAWTGGNTRLMDAGGRVSKFKKKYEGLGF; encoded by the coding sequence ATGAAAAAAGATATTCACCCCGATTACCACTTCATCGACGTCAAAATGACCGATGGCACCATTCTGAAGATGCGCTCCACCTGGGGCAAAGAAGGCGACCAGATGTCGCTGGACATCGACCCCACAGTGCACCCAGCCTGGACCGGTGGTAACACCCGTCTGATGGATGCCGGCGGTCGTGTTTCCAAGTTCAAAAAGAAATACGAAGGCCTGGGCTTCTAA
- the rplS gene encoding 50S ribosomal protein L19, which translates to MDLIAQLEAEQVAALGNDIPDFKAGDTIRVGFKVTEGSRSRVQNYEGVCISRKNGSGIAGSFTVRKISFGEGVERVFPLHSTNIDSITVVRRGRVRRAKLYYLRALRGKSARIAEDSHYKAKKA; encoded by the coding sequence ATGGACCTGATCGCACAGCTGGAGGCGGAACAAGTTGCCGCCCTGGGGAACGACATCCCTGACTTCAAAGCCGGTGACACCATCCGTGTTGGCTTTAAAGTAACCGAAGGTTCGCGTTCGCGCGTTCAGAACTACGAAGGCGTATGCATCAGCCGTAAAAACGGCTCCGGCATTGCGGGTTCCTTCACCGTTCGCAAGATTTCTTTTGGTGAAGGCGTGGAACGTGTGTTCCCTCTGCACTCCACCAATATCGACAGCATCACCGTTGTGCGTCGTGGCCGCGTTCGTCGCGCCAAACTGTACTACCTGCGCGCCCTGCGCGGTAAGTCCGCACGGATCGCTGAAGATTCACACTACAAAGCCAAAAAAGCCTGA
- a CDS encoding M20 family peptidase, protein MGRVLLRLLAGLVLVIVVLLAVLIFNTLRYAPEASADTGEPYDLGADIEQATKDLSAAVKFRTVSTDLTHPDFATFLTFLQDSYPLVHSTMSREVLARQTPLYKWQGSDPGLAPILLAGHYDVVPIAPGSHHLWEHEPFAGVIDDEFVWGRGTLDDKGAVIAMLTAAEKMIADGFTPKRTVYFSFGGDEEIGGLGAMAVAVHLNEQGVELDWMLDEGSFVLEKVIPGLDQPVASINLSEKGYVTLELVAKSAGGHSSMPPRVTAVGRIARAITRLQDNPVPGGLSGISEEFFDGLGRHFSFGKRLVFANRWLFKPLLESILAGSPTTDAMLRSTTAPTMLTGSSKDNVLAAEASAKINFRIHPRDSVADIVAHVRQTIDDPEIEIRYDESLANPASPVSSSEATGYLDIKTSILDAFGPLATVPGLTIAATDARHYGKAAKNAYRINPFKIDGSDLVRFHGTNERLSIENLETGINFFGALLQKQ, encoded by the coding sequence ATGGGTCGAGTATTGCTGCGCCTCTTGGCTGGGTTGGTTTTGGTAATCGTCGTTCTGCTGGCCGTGCTGATCTTCAACACCCTGCGCTATGCGCCAGAGGCCAGCGCCGACACCGGCGAACCCTATGATCTTGGCGCAGATATCGAGCAGGCTACCAAAGATCTGTCAGCGGCGGTCAAATTCCGCACCGTTTCGACCGATTTAACCCACCCCGACTTCGCAACCTTCCTGACCTTCCTGCAGGACAGCTACCCGCTGGTGCACAGCACCATGAGCCGCGAAGTGCTGGCCCGGCAGACGCCACTATACAAATGGCAAGGCAGCGACCCAGGCCTCGCCCCCATCTTGCTGGCAGGCCATTATGATGTTGTGCCCATTGCCCCCGGTTCCCATCATCTTTGGGAGCACGAGCCCTTTGCTGGCGTGATTGACGATGAATTTGTCTGGGGCCGTGGCACGCTGGATGACAAAGGCGCCGTCATCGCCATGCTCACCGCAGCCGAAAAGATGATCGCGGATGGCTTCACCCCCAAGCGCACGGTCTATTTCAGCTTTGGCGGCGATGAAGAGATTGGCGGCCTTGGCGCCATGGCCGTCGCTGTTCACCTGAATGAGCAGGGCGTCGAGCTGGACTGGATGTTGGATGAAGGCTCCTTTGTGCTGGAGAAGGTCATCCCCGGCCTGGATCAACCCGTGGCCAGTATCAACCTGTCGGAAAAAGGCTATGTAACCTTGGAGCTGGTGGCAAAATCCGCCGGGGGGCATTCGTCAATGCCGCCGCGCGTCACCGCCGTTGGGCGTATCGCCAGGGCCATCACCCGACTGCAGGACAATCCCGTGCCCGGCGGGCTGAGCGGCATCTCGGAAGAGTTCTTTGACGGTCTCGGGCGGCATTTCTCGTTTGGCAAACGGCTGGTTTTTGCCAATCGCTGGCTGTTCAAGCCGCTGCTTGAATCCATTCTCGCCGGGTCGCCAACAACAGATGCCATGCTGCGCAGCACCACCGCGCCCACCATGCTGACAGGATCCAGCAAGGACAACGTGTTGGCCGCCGAGGCCTCTGCCAAGATAAATTTCCGCATCCATCCGCGCGATTCCGTCGCCGACATCGTGGCGCATGTGCGCCAAACCATCGACGACCCGGAAATCGAAATTCGCTATGACGAAAGCCTGGCCAACCCGGCTTCGCCGGTGTCTTCCTCGGAGGCCACAGGCTATTTGGATATCAAAACCTCGATCCTGGATGCCTTTGGCCCCTTGGCAACGGTGCCCGGTCTGACCATTGCCGCCACTGATGCGCGCCACTATGGCAAGGCCGCCAAAAACGCCTATCGGATCAACCCGTTCAAAATCGACGGCTCAGATCTGGTGCGCTTCCATGGCACCAATGAGCGGCTGTCGATCGAAAACCTGGAGACCGGCATCAACTTCTTTGGCGCCCTGCTGCAAAAACAATAG
- the trmD gene encoding tRNA (guanosine(37)-N1)-methyltransferase TrmD yields MTTPNKSHGRKAIRPSLKPRELMTPTPELVGVWKAKILTLFPTAFPGVLGESLTGKALQEGLWQLETVDLREFGVGKHRNVDDTPAGGGAGMVLRADVLGHAIDRAMQDTTAPQGGNWPLIYLTPRGKPMDQAMMQNLARCDGITLLCGRFEGVDERVLEHYNIQEVSLGDFVMTGGELAAQALIDATVRLIPGVLGNQASTEEESFSSGLLEHPQYTRPAEWQGRSIPEVLMSGHHGKVAEWRQQMSEEITRARRPDLWQAYEASRPPQKPKRKKK; encoded by the coding sequence ATGACTACACCAAACAAATCCCATGGCCGCAAGGCGATCCGCCCCTCCCTGAAGCCGCGTGAGCTGATGACGCCGACGCCTGAACTGGTCGGCGTCTGGAAGGCCAAGATCCTGACGCTGTTTCCCACCGCCTTTCCCGGCGTTCTGGGCGAGAGCCTGACCGGCAAGGCGCTGCAGGAAGGGCTGTGGCAGCTGGAAACAGTGGATCTGCGTGAATTTGGCGTTGGCAAACACCGCAATGTGGATGACACCCCGGCAGGGGGTGGTGCCGGCATGGTGTTGCGGGCGGATGTTCTGGGCCATGCCATTGACCGGGCCATGCAGGACACCACCGCCCCCCAGGGTGGCAACTGGCCGCTGATCTACCTCACCCCGCGTGGCAAGCCGATGGATCAGGCCATGATGCAAAACCTGGCGCGCTGCGATGGCATCACCCTGCTTTGTGGCCGGTTTGAAGGCGTCGATGAGCGGGTCCTGGAGCATTACAACATCCAGGAGGTCTCGTTGGGGGATTTTGTCATGACCGGCGGCGAGCTGGCGGCGCAGGCGCTGATTGATGCCACCGTGCGGCTGATCCCCGGCGTGCTGGGCAATCAGGCCTCAACCGAGGAAGAAAGCTTTTCCTCTGGCCTGCTGGAGCACCCGCAATATACCCGCCCGGCGGAATGGCAGGGCCGCAGCATTCCCGAGGTGCTGATGTCCGGCCACCACGGCAAAGTGGCAGAGTGGCGACAGCAGATGTCGGAAGAGATCACGCGGGCGCGCCGCCCCGACCTGTGGCAGGCCTATGAGGCCAGCAGGCCGCCGCAAAAGCCCAAGCGCAAAAAGAAGTGA
- a CDS encoding phosphotransferase family protein → MPQPADQIQARAEALWPQIAAELGVPVADASFRRLPVNSSRQHWRSVLEIKLPQGERFVLRADFDGCPPSPFAAILARHRAAVAGLKSEPGVSAPAILWQDREHPYYLMEFASGDTALRALHATEYGLGDRAAVLQNIGQAVAALHRVSGVGRRQFWPKPFLTRISERARAVRSGLVELPKPHKFLGLCALLHRLGRAARGQDFDAALEHGDLHLRNILLCEDTTCFIDFANHRGIFPQRDLATLWLANCPDHLAQEGARAGLWLGGTGGLGRFSAGLWA, encoded by the coding sequence ATGCCGCAGCCCGCTGATCAGATACAGGCGCGGGCTGAGGCGCTTTGGCCGCAGATCGCGGCAGAACTGGGGGTGCCCGTTGCAGATGCCAGTTTTCGCAGGTTGCCGGTCAACAGCAGCAGGCAGCACTGGCGCAGCGTTCTGGAGATCAAGCTGCCGCAGGGGGAGCGGTTTGTGCTGCGGGCGGATTTTGACGGCTGCCCGCCCAGCCCGTTTGCAGCGATCCTGGCGCGCCACAGGGCAGCGGTTGCCGGTCTGAAATCTGAACCCGGGGTCTCAGCCCCGGCGATCCTGTGGCAGGACCGCGAACACCCATATTATCTGATGGAATTTGCGTCCGGTGACACCGCCCTCCGGGCTTTGCACGCGACGGAATACGGCCTTGGCGACAGGGCGGCGGTGCTGCAGAACATTGGCCAGGCGGTGGCGGCGCTGCACCGGGTTTCCGGGGTGGGGAGGCGGCAGTTCTGGCCGAAACCCTTTTTGACGCGGATCTCTGAACGGGCGCGGGCGGTGCGGAGCGGGCTGGTTGAGCTGCCAAAACCGCATAAGTTTTTGGGCCTCTGTGCCTTGTTGCACCGGCTGGGCCGCGCAGCCCGTGGGCAGGATTTTGACGCCGCCCTGGAACATGGCGATTTGCATCTGCGCAATATTCTCCTCTGCGAAGACACAACCTGCTTCATCGACTTTGCCAACCACAGGGGGATCTTTCCACAGCGCGACCTCGCCACCCTCTGGCTGGCAAACTGTCCAGACCATCTGGCACAGGAGGGGGCGCGCGCCGGGCTATGGCTTGGTGGCACAGGTGGACTGGGCCGCTTTTCAGCAGGGCTATGGGCGTGA
- the rimM gene encoding ribosome maturation factor RimM (Essential for efficient processing of 16S rRNA): MSVPKSELICVGAIAGSYGVRGEVRLKSFCAQPEEIETYSPLTSEDGSQSYNITLTRAVKGGFCGRIAGVETKEQADALKGLRLFTSRDQLPTLPSDEYYHADLIGVEVFDTGGVLLGTVKSVQNHGASDLLELTGEGLKGTVFLPFTLAVVPTVDLEQGRIIADPPEGLF; the protein is encoded by the coding sequence ATGAGTGTTCCTAAAAGTGAACTGATTTGTGTCGGCGCCATTGCTGGATCTTATGGCGTGCGCGGCGAAGTGCGCCTGAAAAGCTTTTGCGCCCAGCCCGAAGAGATCGAAACCTATTCCCCCCTCACCAGTGAGGATGGCAGCCAGAGCTACAACATCACCCTGACCCGCGCCGTAAAGGGTGGCTTTTGCGGCCGTATTGCGGGCGTTGAGACAAAAGAACAGGCCGACGCGCTGAAAGGCCTGCGCCTGTTCACCTCGCGCGATCAACTGCCAACGCTGCCCAGCGACGAATATTACCACGCCGATCTGATCGGGGTTGAGGTCTTTGACACCGGCGGCGTGTTGCTGGGTACGGTGAAATCCGTGCAAAACCACGGCGCCAGCGATCTGCTGGAACTGACGGGCGAGGGGCTGAAAGGCACCGTATTCCTGCCTTTCACCCTGGCAGTGGTGCCCACGGTGGATCTGGAACAGGGTCGCATCATCGCAGATCCACCAGAGGGATTGTTTTAA
- the bluB gene encoding 5,6-dimethylbenzimidazole synthase, giving the protein MGSRDLPPLGTKSEAPDGAFPEAFRTQLDLLMQMRRDVRRFRRDPVDEAVLARCLNAIQLAPSVGLSEPWRILRIDSDAARDAALKNFEKANAEALAGYSGERATRYADLKLSGMREAPVQLAIYCDDDTAQGHGLGAATMPEMRRYSVVTAITLFWLALRAEGLGLGWVSVLDPDQLSRDLQVPTGWHLIGYFCIGLPEELHDSPELERLGWESRQNSLSIETR; this is encoded by the coding sequence ATGGGGTCGCGGGACCTGCCCCCCTTGGGGACCAAAAGTGAGGCGCCTGATGGTGCCTTTCCAGAGGCGTTCCGCACCCAGCTTGATCTCTTGATGCAGATGCGGCGCGACGTGCGCCGCTTCCGCAGGGATCCGGTGGATGAGGCAGTGCTCGCGCGCTGCCTCAACGCCATCCAGCTGGCCCCCTCGGTGGGGCTGAGCGAACCCTGGCGCATCCTGCGCATCGACAGCGATGCCGCCCGTGATGCCGCCCTGAAGAATTTTGAAAAAGCCAATGCAGAGGCCCTGGCAGGCTATTCCGGTGAGCGCGCCACGCGCTATGCGGACCTGAAACTGTCGGGCATGCGCGAAGCCCCCGTGCAGCTGGCGATTTACTGCGATGATGACACCGCGCAGGGCCATGGGCTGGGCGCCGCGACCATGCCAGAGATGCGCCGCTATTCGGTGGTCACAGCCATAACCCTGTTCTGGCTTGCCCTGCGCGCCGAAGGCCTGGGGCTGGGCTGGGTCTCGGTGCTGGACCCCGATCAGCTCAGCCGCGATTTGCAGGTGCCGACCGGCTGGCACCTGATCGGATATTTCTGCATCGGCCTGCCCGAAGAGCTACACGACAGCCCGGAACTGGAACGCCTGGGCTGGGAAAGCCGCCAGAACTCGTTGTCAATCGAGACACGTTAA
- the rpsP gene encoding 30S ribosomal protein S16, whose translation MAIKLRLARGGSKKRPFYRIVAADSRMPRDGRFVEKLGTYNPLLPKDSEDRVKMDMERVQYWLGQGAQVTDRIARMLEAAGVREKAERSNPKKGTPGKKAQERAEEKAAKAAEPAADAE comes from the coding sequence ATGGCTATCAAACTTCGTCTGGCCCGTGGCGGCTCGAAAAAACGCCCCTTCTACCGCATCGTGGCTGCTGACAGCCGCATGCCACGTGACGGCCGTTTTGTTGAAAAGCTCGGCACCTATAACCCTCTGCTGCCCAAAGACAGCGAAGATCGTGTGAAAATGGACATGGAGCGCGTTCAGTACTGGCTCGGCCAGGGCGCCCAGGTCACCGACCGTATCGCCCGTATGCTCGAAGCTGCCGGCGTGCGTGAAAAGGCCGAGCGCTCCAACCCTAAAAAGGGTACCCCTGGCAAGAAAGCCCAGGAACGCGCTGAAGAGAAAGCCGCCAAGGCTGCCGAGCCAGCCGCAGACGCGGAATAA